From one Neofelis nebulosa isolate mNeoNeb1 chromosome 4, mNeoNeb1.pri, whole genome shotgun sequence genomic stretch:
- the ARRDC2 gene encoding arrestin domain-containing protein 2 isoform X1 — translation MLFDKVKAFVVQLDGASAGAEPVFSGGQAVAGRVLLELAGPARVGSLKLRARGRAHVHWTESRSAGSSTAYTQSYSERVEVVSHRATLLAPDTGETTTLPPGRHEFPFSFQLPPTLVTSFEGKHGSVRYCIKATLHRPWVPARRARKVFTVIEPVDINTPALLAPQAGALEKVARSWYSSRGLVSLSAKIDRKGYTPGEVIPVFAEIDNGSTRPVLPRAAVVQTQTFMARGARKQKRAVVASLSGEPVGPGRRALWQGRALRIPPVGPSILHCRVLHVDYSLKVCVDIPGTSKLLLELPLVIGTIPLHPFGSRSSSVGSRASFLLDWGLGALPERPEAPPEYSEVVAGGEVAAAGQSPFPPLQDADVNLEGPFFAYIQEFRYRPPPLYSEEDPNPPSEAMRPRSMTC, via the exons ATGCTGTTCGACAAGGTGAAGGCGTTCGTGGTGCAGCTGGATGGCGCGAGCGCGGGCGCCGAGCCGGTGTTCAGCGGCGGCCAGGCCGTTGCCGGCCGAGTGCTGCTGGAGCTGGCGGGCCCGGCGCGCGTGGGCTCCCTGAAGCTGCGCGCGCGGGGCCGCGCCCACGTGCACTGGACCGAGTCGCGCAGCGCCGGCTCGAGCACCGCGTACACGCAGAGCTACAGCGAGCGTGTGGAGGTCGTGAGCCACCGTGCCACGCTACTCGCGCCAG ACACCGGAGAGACCACGACGCTGCCTCCCGGGCGCCACGAGTTCCCGTTCAGCTTCCAGCTGCCTCC gaccctGGTGACGTCATTCGAGGGTAAACATGGCAGTGTCCGATACTGCATCAAGGCCACCCTGCACCGGCCCTGGGTCCCTGCCCGCCGGGCAAGGAAGGTATTTACTGTCATAGAGCCCGTGGACATCAACACGCCTGCCCTGCTG GCCCCTCAGGCGGGAGCTCTGGAGAAAGTCGCCCGATCGTGGTACAGCAGTCGTGGCCTTGTCTCCCTCTCGGCCAAGATTGACCGAAAGGGCTATACGCCAG GTGAGGTAATTCCCGTCTTCGCCGAGATCGACAACGGCTCCACGCGACCAGTGCTGCCTCGGGCAGCAGTGGTCCAGACGCAGACCTTCATGGCCCGAGGTGCCCGCAAGCAGAAGCGAGCAGTGGTGGCCAGTCTCTCGGGCGAGCCCGTGGGCCCCGGGCGGCGGGCGCTGTGGCAGGGCCGGGCGCTGCGGATCCCCCCCGTGGGTCCTTCCATCCTGCACTGCCGGGTGCTACACGTGGACTATTCCCTCAAG GTCTGTGTGGACATCCCTGGCACCTCCAAGTTGCTCCTGGAGCTGCCGCTGGTCATCGGCACCATCCCCCTGCACCCTTTCGGCAGCCGCTCGTCCAGCGTGGGCAGCCGTGCCAGCTTCCTGCtggactgggggctgggggccctgcCAGAGCGACCTGAGG CTCCTCCCGAGTACTCAGAGGTGGTGGCAGGTGGGGAGGTGGCGGCCGCGGGGCAGAGTCCCTTTCCACCGCTGCAGGACGCTGACGTGAACCTTGAAGGCCCCTTCTTCGCCTATATCCAGGAATTCCGctaccgccccccacccctgtacTCCGAG GAGGATCCAAACCCACCCTCAGAGGCCATGAGGCCACGCTCCATGACCTGCTGA
- the ARRDC2 gene encoding arrestin domain-containing protein 2 isoform X3 — protein sequence MRPGGVRSFALELARGPGGAYRGGERLCGRVLLEAAAPLRVRALEVAARGGAATHWLEGRSVGVNAVSSDYAAAETYLRRRQLLLRDTGETTTLPPGRHEFPFSFQLPPTLVTSFEGKHGSVRYCIKATLHRPWVPARRARKVFTVIEPVDINTPALLAPQAGALEKVARSWYSSRGLVSLSAKIDRKGYTPGEVIPVFAEIDNGSTRPVLPRAAVVQTQTFMARGARKQKRAVVASLSGEPVGPGRRALWQGRALRIPPVGPSILHCRVLHVDYSLKVCVDIPGTSKLLLELPLVIGTIPLHPFGSRSSSVGSRASFLLDWGLGALPERPEAPPEYSEVVAGGEVAAAGQSPFPPLQDADVNLEGPFFAYIQEFRYRPPPLYSEEDPNPPSEAMRPRSMTC from the exons ATGCGCCCTGGGGGCGTGCGAAGCTTCGCGCTGGAGCTGGCCCGGGGCCCCGGCGGCGCGTACCGCGGCGGGGAGCGGCTGTGCGGCCGGGTGCTGCTGGAGGCGGCGGCGCCTCTGCGGGTGAGAGCGCTGGAGGTGGCGGCACGCGGCGGGGCGGCGACGCACTGGCTCGAGGGCCGAAGCGTGGGTGTCAACGCGGTTTCCAGCGACTACGCTGCTGCCGAGACGTACCTGCGGCGGCGGCAGCTGCTGCTTCGAG ACACCGGAGAGACCACGACGCTGCCTCCCGGGCGCCACGAGTTCCCGTTCAGCTTCCAGCTGCCTCC gaccctGGTGACGTCATTCGAGGGTAAACATGGCAGTGTCCGATACTGCATCAAGGCCACCCTGCACCGGCCCTGGGTCCCTGCCCGCCGGGCAAGGAAGGTATTTACTGTCATAGAGCCCGTGGACATCAACACGCCTGCCCTGCTG GCCCCTCAGGCGGGAGCTCTGGAGAAAGTCGCCCGATCGTGGTACAGCAGTCGTGGCCTTGTCTCCCTCTCGGCCAAGATTGACCGAAAGGGCTATACGCCAG GTGAGGTAATTCCCGTCTTCGCCGAGATCGACAACGGCTCCACGCGACCAGTGCTGCCTCGGGCAGCAGTGGTCCAGACGCAGACCTTCATGGCCCGAGGTGCCCGCAAGCAGAAGCGAGCAGTGGTGGCCAGTCTCTCGGGCGAGCCCGTGGGCCCCGGGCGGCGGGCGCTGTGGCAGGGCCGGGCGCTGCGGATCCCCCCCGTGGGTCCTTCCATCCTGCACTGCCGGGTGCTACACGTGGACTATTCCCTCAAG GTCTGTGTGGACATCCCTGGCACCTCCAAGTTGCTCCTGGAGCTGCCGCTGGTCATCGGCACCATCCCCCTGCACCCTTTCGGCAGCCGCTCGTCCAGCGTGGGCAGCCGTGCCAGCTTCCTGCtggactgggggctgggggccctgcCAGAGCGACCTGAGG CTCCTCCCGAGTACTCAGAGGTGGTGGCAGGTGGGGAGGTGGCGGCCGCGGGGCAGAGTCCCTTTCCACCGCTGCAGGACGCTGACGTGAACCTTGAAGGCCCCTTCTTCGCCTATATCCAGGAATTCCGctaccgccccccacccctgtacTCCGAG GAGGATCCAAACCCACCCTCAGAGGCCATGAGGCCACGCTCCATGACCTGCTGA
- the ARRDC2 gene encoding arrestin domain-containing protein 2 isoform X2: MLFDKVKAFVVQLDGASAGAEPVFSGGQAVAGRVLLELAGPARVGSLKLRARGRAHVHWTESRSAGSSTAYTQSYSERVEVVSHRATLLAPDTGETTTLPPGRHEFPFSFQLPPTLVTSFEGKHGSVRYCIKATLHRPWVPARRARKVFTVIEPVDINTPALLAPQAGALEKVARSWYSSRGLVSLSAKIDRKGYTPGEVIPVFAEIDNGSTRPVLPRAAVVQTQTFMARGARKQKRAVVASLSGEPVGPGRRALWQGRALRIPPVGPSILHCRVLHVDYSLKVCVDIPGTSKLLLELPLVIGTIPLHPFGSRSSSVGSRASFLLDWGLGALPERPEAPPEYSEVVAGGEVAAAGQSPFPPLQDADVNLEGPFFAYIQEFRYRPPPLYSEDPNPPSEAMRPRSMTC; this comes from the exons ATGCTGTTCGACAAGGTGAAGGCGTTCGTGGTGCAGCTGGATGGCGCGAGCGCGGGCGCCGAGCCGGTGTTCAGCGGCGGCCAGGCCGTTGCCGGCCGAGTGCTGCTGGAGCTGGCGGGCCCGGCGCGCGTGGGCTCCCTGAAGCTGCGCGCGCGGGGCCGCGCCCACGTGCACTGGACCGAGTCGCGCAGCGCCGGCTCGAGCACCGCGTACACGCAGAGCTACAGCGAGCGTGTGGAGGTCGTGAGCCACCGTGCCACGCTACTCGCGCCAG ACACCGGAGAGACCACGACGCTGCCTCCCGGGCGCCACGAGTTCCCGTTCAGCTTCCAGCTGCCTCC gaccctGGTGACGTCATTCGAGGGTAAACATGGCAGTGTCCGATACTGCATCAAGGCCACCCTGCACCGGCCCTGGGTCCCTGCCCGCCGGGCAAGGAAGGTATTTACTGTCATAGAGCCCGTGGACATCAACACGCCTGCCCTGCTG GCCCCTCAGGCGGGAGCTCTGGAGAAAGTCGCCCGATCGTGGTACAGCAGTCGTGGCCTTGTCTCCCTCTCGGCCAAGATTGACCGAAAGGGCTATACGCCAG GTGAGGTAATTCCCGTCTTCGCCGAGATCGACAACGGCTCCACGCGACCAGTGCTGCCTCGGGCAGCAGTGGTCCAGACGCAGACCTTCATGGCCCGAGGTGCCCGCAAGCAGAAGCGAGCAGTGGTGGCCAGTCTCTCGGGCGAGCCCGTGGGCCCCGGGCGGCGGGCGCTGTGGCAGGGCCGGGCGCTGCGGATCCCCCCCGTGGGTCCTTCCATCCTGCACTGCCGGGTGCTACACGTGGACTATTCCCTCAAG GTCTGTGTGGACATCCCTGGCACCTCCAAGTTGCTCCTGGAGCTGCCGCTGGTCATCGGCACCATCCCCCTGCACCCTTTCGGCAGCCGCTCGTCCAGCGTGGGCAGCCGTGCCAGCTTCCTGCtggactgggggctgggggccctgcCAGAGCGACCTGAGG CTCCTCCCGAGTACTCAGAGGTGGTGGCAGGTGGGGAGGTGGCGGCCGCGGGGCAGAGTCCCTTTCCACCGCTGCAGGACGCTGACGTGAACCTTGAAGGCCCCTTCTTCGCCTATATCCAGGAATTCCGctaccgccccccacccctgtacTCCGAG GATCCAAACCCACCCTCAGAGGCCATGAGGCCACGCTCCATGACCTGCTGA